Proteins from a genomic interval of Planctomycetaceae bacterium:
- a CDS encoding MIP/aquaporin family protein has product MSVFAAEFLGTAVLLLLGNGVVANVVLNKTKGNNSGLIVITWGWAIAVFVGVMIAGQFSGAHLNPAVTVGLAAAGKLDWGIVATYIGAQFAGAAVGTTLVWLQYRQHFEATTDPDAKISAFCNSPAIPNLFSNLLSEVSGTAVLILVVLYKVDPQNPSALHALPVGLTVLGIGLSLGGTTGYAINPARDLGPRIMHAILPIPGKRDSNWSYSWIPVVGPILGALLAVLIFRALGSPASPDSSLVLPQ; this is encoded by the coding sequence ATGTCCGTCTTTGCTGCCGAATTCCTCGGTACCGCCGTGCTTCTGCTGCTGGGAAATGGCGTGGTCGCCAATGTTGTCCTGAACAAGACCAAGGGTAATAACTCGGGACTAATTGTGATCACCTGGGGTTGGGCAATCGCCGTCTTTGTGGGAGTGATGATTGCAGGCCAGTTCAGTGGTGCTCACCTGAATCCTGCAGTTACCGTTGGACTGGCAGCGGCCGGAAAGCTCGATTGGGGCATTGTTGCGACCTATATCGGAGCACAGTTTGCCGGAGCAGCCGTTGGAACGACGCTCGTCTGGCTTCAATATCGCCAGCACTTCGAAGCAACGACAGATCCTGATGCGAAGATCTCGGCCTTCTGCAACTCCCCCGCCATTCCGAATCTTTTCAGCAACCTTCTCAGCGAAGTGTCCGGAACAGCCGTTCTGATTCTGGTTGTTCTCTACAAAGTCGATCCACAGAATCCATCTGCGCTGCATGCATTGCCGGTGGGGCTGACTGTTCTTGGTATTGGACTTTCGCTGGGAGGTACCACCGGATACGCCATCAACCCTGCTCGCGACCTTGGTCCTCGCATCATGCACGCCATCCTGCCCATCCCCGGTAAGCGGGACAGCAACTGGAGCTATTCATGGATTCCGGTTGTTGGGCCAATTCTTGGGGCACTGCTGGCCGTACTCATCTTCAGGGCTCTCGGTAGCCCGGCCTCACCGGATTCCTCACTCGTCTTACCTCAATAG
- a CDS encoding DUF485 domain-containing protein, with product MQSDNEAQTDDGEVRRIQNHNARMGIILFTIYLVLYGGFVFLNAFAADMMESTPFAGLNIAILYGFALIIGAFVMSLVYGALCRNPLHRPSSLPSHNSATSGSSSVDSVEQELKS from the coding sequence ATGCAATCAGACAATGAGGCTCAAACGGACGATGGAGAAGTCCGCAGGATTCAGAATCACAATGCAAGGATGGGCATTATTCTGTTCACCATCTACCTGGTGCTCTACGGCGGATTCGTATTTCTGAATGCGTTCGCCGCGGACATGATGGAATCAACGCCTTTCGCCGGGCTCAACATTGCCATCCTTTACGGGTTTGCCCTGATCATTGGTGCGTTCGTCATGTCTCTGGTTTATGGCGCACTTTGCAGAAACCCACTGCACCGACCGTCATCATTGCCCTCCCACAATTCCGCGACCTCAGGCTCCTCATCGGTGGATTCTGTTGAACAGGAGCTGAAATCGTGA
- the ilvE gene encoding branched-chain-amino-acid transaminase, with amino-acid sequence MSKKVYIAGRMVPAEEATISVFDHGLLYGNGVFEGIRVYNSRVFLMKEHIDRLYESALAIRLEIPITPAEMTKAVEDTVRANEIVDGYVRLIVTRGAGKLGLDIRHTSHPQIIIIADTITLYPRELYENGLKLITASTIRNHAGALSPRIKSLNYLNNIMAKIEGTDAGTVEALMLNHNGEVAECTGDNIFIVKNGMLKTPPATAGILEGITRNAVMQLGREAGLNVCECSMVRHDIYTAEECFLTGTAAEVIPVISLDGRQIGTGTPGPVTKDLLARFQKLTRGQSL; translated from the coding sequence ATGTCGAAGAAAGTTTATATCGCGGGGCGGATGGTTCCTGCGGAAGAAGCGACGATCAGTGTTTTTGACCATGGTCTGCTGTATGGCAACGGAGTCTTCGAAGGCATCCGTGTGTACAACAGCCGCGTCTTTCTGATGAAGGAGCACATCGACCGACTCTACGAAAGCGCACTGGCGATTCGGCTTGAGATCCCAATCACCCCGGCTGAGATGACGAAAGCCGTCGAGGACACCGTCCGGGCGAATGAAATCGTCGATGGCTATGTCCGCCTCATTGTCACGCGCGGGGCTGGTAAACTTGGGCTGGACATTCGCCATACGAGTCATCCTCAGATCATCATTATCGCGGATACGATCACCTTGTATCCACGGGAGCTGTACGAGAACGGGCTGAAGCTCATTACCGCCAGCACGATCCGAAATCATGCCGGGGCGCTCAGCCCACGGATCAAATCGCTGAACTACCTGAATAACATCATGGCGAAGATCGAAGGTACGGACGCAGGAACCGTCGAGGCTCTGATGCTGAATCACAACGGAGAAGTCGCCGAATGCACTGGCGACAACATCTTCATCGTGAAGAATGGCATGCTGAAAACTCCCCCCGCGACAGCGGGCATTCTGGAAGGCATTACCCGAAACGCTGTTATGCAACTGGGTCGCGAAGCTGGTCTGAATGTTTGCGAATGTTCGATGGTACGTCATGACATCTACACCGCCGAAGAATGCTTCCTGACCGGAACGGCGGCCGAAGTCATACCCGTGATCAGCCTTGATGGCAGGCAAATCGGGACCGGGACGCCTGGCCCTGTCACCAAAGATTTGCTGGCCCGTTTCCAGAAACTCACTCGAGGCCAGAGTCTCTGA
- a CDS encoding alpha/beta fold hydrolase, which yields MFDGAGPKSVVLRDLKDATTDVFPSCKPLDIPAFHPAPGLSNAHVQTWAGTLFPGKSQLTGTTQRKLRLPDDDFLVLHDDRPTIWERGDHVVLMLHGLCGSHNSGYMARTAAKLHQRGVRVFRMDHRGCGAGAGLARSPYHAGRTEDLDSAIRMVERLCPSSPISIVGYSISGNLVLRYLGQYAGQTPFSLFRAVAVCPPVDLSHCVQSLGQSKFGMRYHWYFTRQLLSHVAESPLWRNDLPLATMKSLPRTLHEFDDAYTAPASGYESAQHYYEAASAIGVIPDIRVHTSILASQDDPMVRTSALQRSPLPPNVRLYVTQHGGHLGFIGRRGVDPDRRWMDWRVIDWLLQ from the coding sequence ATGTTTGATGGTGCGGGTCCAAAGTCCGTCGTTCTGCGCGACCTGAAGGATGCAACGACCGACGTCTTCCCTTCCTGCAAACCGCTGGATATCCCGGCATTTCATCCGGCTCCGGGGCTTTCAAACGCCCACGTCCAAACCTGGGCTGGCACCCTGTTTCCGGGGAAGTCGCAGCTCACCGGAACCACGCAAAGAAAACTTCGGCTGCCGGACGACGATTTCCTCGTGCTGCATGATGACCGCCCGACAATCTGGGAACGCGGCGACCATGTTGTGCTGATGCTGCATGGACTTTGCGGCAGCCATAACAGCGGATACATGGCTCGCACGGCCGCGAAACTGCATCAGCGGGGCGTACGGGTCTTCCGCATGGATCATCGCGGTTGCGGAGCGGGCGCAGGACTCGCGAGGTCGCCTTATCACGCAGGGCGAACGGAAGACCTGGACAGCGCGATCCGAATGGTTGAAAGACTGTGCCCTTCTTCTCCCATTTCAATCGTTGGTTATTCGATCAGTGGTAATCTCGTACTTCGCTACCTCGGGCAGTATGCGGGACAAACACCCTTCAGTCTGTTTCGTGCAGTCGCAGTGTGCCCTCCGGTTGACTTGTCCCACTGCGTCCAGTCGCTCGGTCAGTCGAAGTTCGGGATGCGTTATCATTGGTATTTTACTCGCCAGCTGCTCTCACATGTGGCTGAAAGTCCGCTGTGGCGAAATGATCTACCGCTGGCGACCATGAAGTCTCTTCCACGAACTCTGCATGAGTTCGATGATGCCTATACGGCACCGGCCTCAGGCTACGAATCCGCGCAGCATTACTACGAAGCAGCATCTGCGATCGGAGTCATCCCGGATATTCGTGTTCATACCAGCATACTGGCTTCGCAGGACGACCCGATGGTTCGCACCTCAGCATTACAGCGAAGTCCACTGCCACCCAATGTTCGGTTGTATGTGACGCAACACGGCGGACATCTCGGTTTTATCGGGCGCCGAGGAGTGGATCCTGATCGGCGCTGGATGGACTGGAGAGTAATCGACTGGCTGCTTCAGTAG
- the tatC gene encoding twin-arginine translocase subunit TatC: MPRSRDLFDDTTMSFGEHLEVLRVHVWRALVGAAIAIAVSLFYGDRVFSVLRAPIEEVLISRGIQGIENDAPTEDLWTYMKRWWNGESDPEEKAPEPASMDSLKPDELRVTISRAELERQGLFSKPGQAQDTPTSTGEETSAQNQNSSVSIVIAAPEFAQLQRVVRDMNRVTTLKAEEGFITYIKVCTIAGLLISSPWIFYQIWLFVAAGLHPHERKYIYVYLPLSLFLFVAGALAGFYYAFPLMLKFFVAFNEWLNIVLQPRLSEYISLALVMPLMFGISFQLPMGMLFLERINIFTVDAYKKNIRMAVLVISILSMLLTPADPGSMLLMMVPLIFLYYFGILLCGMRVKTPPAPIR; encoded by the coding sequence ATGCCACGGTCTCGAGACCTCTTCGACGACACAACGATGAGCTTTGGTGAGCACCTTGAAGTGCTGCGAGTTCATGTCTGGCGGGCACTGGTGGGAGCAGCCATTGCGATCGCCGTCAGCCTCTTCTACGGCGATCGCGTTTTCTCTGTCCTTCGGGCACCGATTGAAGAAGTTCTGATTTCGAGAGGAATTCAAGGGATCGAAAATGATGCCCCCACGGAAGACCTCTGGACCTACATGAAAAGATGGTGGAATGGAGAATCTGATCCTGAAGAGAAAGCCCCGGAACCTGCGTCGATGGATTCGCTGAAACCCGACGAACTTCGTGTGACGATTAGTCGTGCCGAACTGGAACGTCAGGGGCTTTTCTCTAAACCGGGGCAAGCGCAGGACACTCCAACCTCTACAGGCGAGGAAACCTCAGCACAGAATCAGAATTCATCTGTCAGCATCGTGATTGCAGCACCGGAATTTGCCCAGTTGCAGCGGGTTGTTCGCGACATGAATCGAGTGACAACGCTGAAGGCAGAAGAAGGTTTTATTACGTATATCAAGGTCTGCACAATTGCCGGACTCCTGATTTCGTCGCCGTGGATTTTCTATCAAATCTGGCTTTTCGTCGCTGCCGGCCTCCATCCGCACGAACGAAAATACATTTACGTCTACCTTCCCTTAAGCCTGTTCCTTTTTGTTGCTGGTGCACTTGCAGGCTTCTATTACGCATTCCCCCTGATGCTGAAGTTTTTCGTAGCCTTCAACGAGTGGCTGAACATCGTCCTGCAACCGCGACTGAGCGAATACATCAGCCTCGCACTTGTGATGCCTCTGATGTTCGGCATCAGCTTTCAGTTGCCGATGGGGATGCTGTTTCTGGAGAGAATCAATATCTTTACCGTTGATGCGTATAAGAAGAACATCCGAATGGCCGTCCTGGTCATCTCTATCCTGTCAATGCTGTTGACTCCGGCGGACCCGGGATCCATGCTGCTGATGATGGTTCCGCTGATTTTTCTCTACTATTTCGGCATTTTGCTGTGCGGGATGCGAGTGAAGACGCCACCTGCTCCGATTCGCTAG
- a CDS encoding beta-ketoacyl-[acyl-carrier-protein] synthase family protein, with product MTGVGVVSPIGIGNDRFWDSLVQNRSGIDFLQALPADGLPSAFGAEVRDFDPALHLRDRKFLKVMSRDIQLGVSSANLAVRDAGIRTGDIDPLRFGVEFGAGRMTCHPAELAAAARACSDANGFNPELWNHETLNEIAPLWLLRQLPNMPACHVSIDHNAMGPNNTITCRDASAILALSEAVRVIEAGRADCMIVGACSSNIHPVDVAKFHSFEGLSKRSDDPSRACRPFDFERDGAVVGEGAASFIIESYEHAVRRGADIYAEIIGIGAGCDGKGHANESGGIGLVRAMESALRRSAIRPDEIGHINAQGKSTQADDIVEARAYHRVMGDSILKVPVTAMKSFVGHFDAGAGAVELAGTLLSLRYGEVPATLNYEVPDPRCRLNVVREHSRRLATRTAISVNRTAMGQSAAAVLRAI from the coding sequence GTGACCGGTGTCGGTGTGGTTTCACCAATCGGCATAGGGAACGATCGCTTCTGGGATAGTCTGGTACAGAATCGATCAGGGATCGACTTTCTTCAGGCATTACCGGCAGATGGACTTCCATCCGCTTTCGGGGCTGAAGTTCGCGATTTCGATCCAGCGCTTCACCTTCGGGATCGCAAGTTTCTGAAGGTCATGTCGCGCGACATTCAGCTCGGTGTATCCTCCGCAAATTTAGCCGTCAGGGATGCCGGGATTCGAACCGGTGACATTGACCCGCTGCGATTTGGTGTCGAGTTCGGCGCTGGAAGAATGACGTGTCACCCGGCAGAGCTGGCAGCAGCGGCACGGGCCTGTTCTGACGCGAACGGTTTCAATCCGGAACTGTGGAATCACGAAACTCTCAACGAGATTGCTCCACTCTGGCTGCTTCGACAACTGCCGAATATGCCCGCGTGTCACGTTTCTATTGACCACAACGCGATGGGACCAAACAACACCATCACATGTCGAGACGCTTCAGCGATTCTCGCGCTTTCAGAAGCGGTACGCGTGATCGAAGCAGGTCGGGCAGACTGCATGATCGTGGGAGCATGCAGCTCAAATATTCACCCGGTGGATGTAGCAAAATTCCATAGTTTTGAGGGACTGTCAAAAAGATCAGATGATCCTTCGCGAGCCTGCCGCCCTTTCGATTTTGAACGTGACGGAGCTGTTGTCGGTGAGGGAGCGGCATCGTTCATCATCGAAAGCTATGAACATGCCGTTCGTCGAGGAGCGGATATCTACGCAGAGATCATCGGAATTGGCGCTGGGTGCGACGGCAAGGGCCACGCCAATGAATCCGGCGGTATAGGATTGGTCAGGGCAATGGAATCTGCCCTCAGGCGATCGGCGATCCGCCCGGATGAAATCGGGCACATCAACGCACAGGGCAAAAGTACACAGGCCGACGATATCGTTGAAGCGCGAGCGTATCACAGAGTCATGGGCGACAGTATCCTGAAAGTGCCTGTGACCGCCATGAAGAGTTTCGTTGGGCATTTTGACGCAGGAGCCGGTGCCGTAGAGCTTGCCGGCACGCTGCTTTCTCTCAGGTACGGCGAAGTTCCGGCTACACTGAATTACGAAGTCCCTGACCCACGATGTCGGTTAAATGTTGTACGCGAACATTCGCGTCGACTGGCCACCCGAACTGCGATTTCTGTAAACCGAACTGCGATGGGACAGAGCGCTGCTGCCGTACTGCGAGCGATCTGA
- a CDS encoding gamma-glutamyl-gamma-aminobutyrate hydrolase family protein: protein MSTSKPVIGITGDFRPERYDGAALSWFNTGYYDSVIAAGGLPILLPPFEDEKDLEAIMKKLDGIVLCGCNLDLDPTRIKMHPHPAVKVMPKRREDFDRRLTEMAIARRLPILAIGSGMQLVNVLCGGTLFQHIPEDLPKALHHRDPVEKNLRHVLEVVPGTRVDAIYGPGEVRVNSNHHMSVKQLANRFRVSATCPDGVVEAYESIEDDWFCLGVQWHPESTNASALDLQIFEAFVDASMKVAEQELETRDIIPMSTAVHRAA from the coding sequence ATGAGCACTTCAAAACCTGTTATTGGTATCACTGGCGATTTTCGACCTGAGCGCTACGACGGAGCGGCACTCAGCTGGTTCAACACCGGCTATTACGACAGCGTCATTGCCGCTGGGGGCCTGCCAATTCTCCTGCCACCGTTCGAGGACGAAAAAGACCTCGAAGCCATCATGAAAAAACTCGACGGAATCGTCCTCTGCGGATGCAACCTCGATCTGGATCCAACCCGTATCAAGATGCATCCCCACCCGGCAGTCAAGGTGATGCCAAAGCGACGTGAGGATTTTGACCGACGTCTGACTGAGATGGCGATTGCGAGACGTCTCCCCATTCTGGCAATTGGCTCCGGCATGCAGCTTGTGAATGTCCTTTGTGGCGGGACTTTGTTTCAGCATATTCCAGAGGATCTTCCGAAAGCCCTGCACCATCGTGACCCTGTGGAAAAGAACCTGCGGCACGTTCTGGAAGTTGTGCCCGGCACTCGAGTTGACGCCATCTACGGTCCGGGAGAGGTTCGAGTCAACAGCAACCACCACATGTCGGTAAAGCAGCTCGCAAACCGCTTCCGAGTTTCCGCAACCTGTCCGGACGGCGTTGTCGAAGCCTATGAATCCATTGAAGATGACTGGTTCTGCCTTGGTGTTCAGTGGCACCCGGAAAGCACGAATGCATCCGCTCTGGATCTGCAGATTTTTGAAGCGTTCGTCGATGCTTCCATGAAAGTGGCAGAACAGGAACTGGAAACACGGGACATTATTCCGATGTCAACCGCCGTTCACCGAGCCGCCTGA
- a CDS encoding DUF1501 domain-containing protein produces MNSKTNQSPSNCGSPEHTIHRRLFLEGTLAGAATVGSFSGLFSVPAIADEARRHSKKCILLWLCGAPSQFETWDPKPGTPTGGPFGAIETSLPGLRISQLMPRCATIMDKLAVVRSMSTEPGEHFQGIDVLTRGDKPRPPFTRPILGSVVAQQLGHLDSPVPQFVLLDPCPEGNEFKAFKAGNWAGWIGAEYGPVRAGGEYSIPDILKPDSISDADFADREALRRFLSRKYENDRRSAAAASYNAAFERVKGLMSCAPLFDLDSLPTEDRRRYGPGAFAQHALQARHLIENGSTFVMVANGMPWDNHVFQHEMHQMLVPELDNILFQLITDLNDRGMLEDTLVIAMGEFGRTPWLNEARGRDHYAKAWSLVMAGAGIRGGVVHGATDELGFEVTDGRMDNRQLFATIFASLGLDPGAEYDLGNDLPTFHHVEGKTSPISSLLL; encoded by the coding sequence ATGAACTCGAAGACAAATCAGTCGCCGTCCAACTGCGGAAGCCCGGAGCACACGATCCATCGGCGATTGTTTCTGGAAGGCACTCTGGCTGGCGCTGCAACAGTCGGAAGCTTCAGCGGATTATTCTCTGTACCTGCGATCGCAGACGAAGCCAGACGCCATTCAAAAAAATGCATCCTGCTCTGGCTCTGCGGGGCTCCCAGCCAGTTCGAAACCTGGGACCCTAAACCTGGAACTCCAACGGGAGGACCTTTTGGTGCCATCGAAACGAGTCTGCCCGGTTTGAGGATTTCTCAACTGATGCCGCGCTGTGCGACCATCATGGACAAGCTCGCAGTCGTTCGATCGATGTCCACTGAGCCAGGCGAGCATTTTCAGGGTATTGACGTACTGACAAGAGGCGATAAGCCCAGACCACCATTTACTCGACCCATTCTGGGTTCTGTTGTCGCACAGCAATTGGGGCACCTTGACAGTCCGGTTCCTCAGTTCGTATTGCTGGACCCCTGTCCTGAGGGTAACGAATTCAAAGCATTCAAAGCCGGCAACTGGGCCGGATGGATCGGAGCCGAATATGGTCCGGTAAGAGCTGGCGGTGAGTATTCCATTCCGGATATTCTGAAGCCGGACAGTATTAGCGATGCCGATTTTGCCGACAGAGAAGCATTACGACGGTTTCTCAGCCGCAAGTATGAAAATGATCGCCGAAGCGCAGCAGCCGCTTCCTACAACGCTGCGTTCGAACGCGTGAAGGGGCTGATGAGTTGCGCACCGTTGTTCGATCTGGATTCTTTGCCGACAGAAGATCGCAGACGCTATGGTCCAGGCGCATTCGCCCAACATGCCCTTCAGGCACGGCACCTGATCGAGAATGGTTCAACCTTCGTCATGGTTGCCAATGGTATGCCGTGGGACAATCATGTTTTCCAGCACGAGATGCATCAGATGCTGGTACCTGAACTGGACAACATCTTGTTTCAGCTGATCACAGACCTTAACGATCGAGGCATGCTGGAAGACACGCTCGTCATTGCGATGGGAGAATTTGGTCGAACACCATGGCTGAACGAAGCACGCGGGCGTGACCATTACGCAAAGGCATGGAGCCTTGTGATGGCTGGAGCTGGTATCCGGGGGGGCGTCGTCCATGGAGCAACCGACGAACTGGGTTTTGAGGTGACTGACGGACGAATGGACAATCGACAACTGTTCGCAACAATCTTCGCATCGCTGGGGCTCGATCCTGGTGCTGAGTACGACCTGGGAAATGACCTGCCGACTTTTCACCATGTCGAAGGAAAAACCTCTCCCATCTCCTCTCTGTTGTTGTAA
- a CDS encoding cation acetate symporter, with translation MIYETSWSAVVFFSLFVGFTLGLSFWLGRKAKSSAGYFAAHGQIPWFVNGIAFAGDYLSAASFLGICGMIAFYGYDGFLYSIGYLAGWIVALFVVAEPMKRLGKFTFADALDAKFNSRGIKLAAGISTLAVSIFYLIPQMVGAGVLVQPLLNLPHEAGVVIVGTVVILIVVTAGMVSTTWVQFLKGSLLVFFSALLTWMILGRGLHVEDGGNDGYTFQPLSVAISDLSAGSVIDGKYEVIPADGGWTDVEDRFVRLRQREDGRISVWHVTSDDRASTATLTETQTVSTDSAGSVLVNGEPKGVKKGENELHPIGWVSKLPGGRTETGPLGLLSFFSTLQESEVVLWREEKITEADGTKTSVYYQKPTAGSQILRPGEHPTFKGIRSDKLMDRMNFLSLMLALFCGTASLPHILIRYYTVKDESSARKSTIVGIASIGFFYVLTLYLGLGAMTSGALDVTSSNMAAPLLAKSMNTWLFAAISAIAFTTVLGTVSGLILASAGAVTHDLLSSGFGVQMNDDEKVRVAKISSVFVGAIAIVLGIVFKSMNVSFLVGWAFSVAASANLPSLVMILFWKGVTRQGVISAIIVGMVSSLGWILLSGDTYSKVYGLDASDALVPFSQPGMVTIPLGFLTLVVVSLLTRKNNDEAAA, from the coding sequence GTGATCTACGAAACATCCTGGTCTGCAGTCGTGTTTTTCAGTCTCTTCGTAGGATTTACGCTGGGGCTGAGTTTCTGGCTGGGGCGGAAGGCAAAATCTTCGGCCGGGTATTTTGCAGCCCATGGTCAGATCCCCTGGTTCGTCAATGGGATAGCCTTTGCCGGAGATTACCTGTCTGCAGCGTCATTCCTGGGGATTTGTGGAATGATCGCTTTTTACGGTTACGACGGTTTCCTCTATTCCATCGGATATCTTGCAGGCTGGATTGTCGCTTTGTTTGTGGTTGCTGAGCCTATGAAGCGGCTTGGTAAATTCACCTTTGCTGATGCGCTTGACGCAAAATTCAACTCGCGCGGAATCAAGCTCGCAGCCGGAATCAGTACTCTTGCCGTCAGCATCTTCTATCTGATCCCGCAAATGGTCGGGGCTGGCGTTCTCGTTCAGCCTCTGTTGAATCTGCCACACGAAGCAGGCGTTGTCATCGTCGGTACCGTGGTGATCCTGATCGTTGTGACGGCTGGGATGGTGTCGACAACATGGGTGCAGTTTCTGAAAGGCTCCCTGCTTGTTTTCTTCAGCGCTTTACTCACCTGGATGATTCTTGGTCGCGGGCTTCATGTCGAAGACGGCGGCAATGATGGTTACACGTTTCAGCCTCTGTCAGTGGCCATCTCAGATTTGTCCGCCGGGTCGGTGATCGACGGGAAATACGAAGTCATACCCGCCGACGGTGGCTGGACTGATGTTGAAGACCGATTTGTCCGACTCAGGCAAAGAGAAGACGGACGAATTTCAGTTTGGCATGTGACATCCGATGATCGTGCATCGACTGCCACGTTAACCGAGACACAGACTGTCAGTACAGATTCTGCAGGTTCTGTTCTGGTAAATGGCGAACCAAAAGGGGTAAAGAAGGGCGAGAACGAATTGCACCCGATTGGTTGGGTCAGCAAATTGCCGGGAGGCAGGACTGAAACTGGTCCGCTCGGGCTATTGTCTTTTTTCAGCACTCTGCAGGAGAGCGAAGTCGTTCTTTGGCGGGAAGAGAAAATTACGGAGGCAGACGGTACAAAGACCTCGGTCTATTACCAAAAGCCGACCGCTGGTTCGCAGATTCTCAGGCCAGGCGAGCATCCCACGTTCAAAGGGATCCGAAGCGATAAGCTGATGGACCGCATGAACTTTCTGTCGCTGATGCTTGCACTCTTCTGCGGGACGGCATCATTGCCACATATCCTGATTCGGTACTACACCGTGAAGGATGAAAGCAGTGCGCGCAAGAGTACCATTGTCGGAATCGCGAGTATCGGGTTCTTCTATGTGCTCACGCTCTACCTGGGACTCGGTGCAATGACCAGTGGGGCGCTGGATGTAACCAGCAGCAACATGGCAGCGCCACTGCTTGCAAAGAGCATGAACACCTGGCTATTCGCGGCTATCTCGGCAATCGCGTTCACCACTGTGCTTGGAACCGTGAGCGGACTGATCCTGGCGTCTGCCGGAGCAGTTACCCACGATTTACTGAGCAGCGGATTCGGCGTTCAGATGAATGATGATGAAAAAGTGCGAGTAGCAAAGATCTCGTCTGTCTTTGTTGGCGCCATTGCGATTGTGCTGGGTATCGTGTTTAAGAGCATGAACGTCAGCTTCCTGGTCGGTTGGGCATTCAGCGTGGCTGCCTCAGCAAATTTGCCATCGCTGGTGATGATCCTGTTCTGGAAAGGCGTTACCAGGCAAGGCGTGATCTCAGCAATTATCGTCGGAATGGTAAGTTCGCTGGGCTGGATTCTTCTGAGTGGCGACACGTATTCGAAAGTTTATGGATTGGATGCCTCTGACGCCCTGGTTCCCTTCAGTCAGCCGGGCATGGTGACTATTCCGCTGGGCTTTCTGACGCTGGTTGTGGTGTCGCTCTTGACGCGAAAGAACAACGACGAAGCGGCGGCGTAA